A window of the Streptomyces sp. JB150 genome harbors these coding sequences:
- the carA gene encoding glutamine-hydrolyzing carbamoyl-phosphate synthase small subunit, translated as MTTSTRGTSRVPAVLVLEDGRVFRGRAYGAVGETFGEAVFSTGMTGYQETLTDPSYHRQVVVMTAPHVGNTGVNDEDPESQRIWVAGYVVRDPARVPSSWRSRRSLDEELAAQGVVGISGVDTRALTRHLRERGAMRVGIFSGTALPDEGTMLTRVRQAPEMTGADLSAEVATKEPYVVPAIGEKKFTVAAVDLGIKGMTPHRMAERGIEVHVLPATASVEDVYAVNPDGVFFSNGPGDPATADHPVSVMRAVLERGTPLFGICFGNQILGRALGFGTYKLKYGHRGINQPVQDRTTGKVEVTAHNHGFAVDAPLDQVSETPFGRAEVSHVCLNDNVVEGLQLLDKPAFSVQYHPEAAAGPHDAAYLFDRFVKLMEGQRA; from the coding sequence ATGACGACCTCCACCAGGGGAACCAGCAGGGTTCCCGCCGTACTCGTCCTGGAGGACGGCCGGGTCTTCCGCGGCCGCGCCTACGGGGCCGTGGGGGAGACCTTCGGCGAGGCCGTCTTCTCCACCGGCATGACCGGCTACCAGGAGACCCTGACGGACCCGTCGTACCACCGGCAGGTCGTCGTCATGACGGCCCCGCACGTCGGCAACACCGGCGTCAACGACGAGGACCCCGAGTCGCAGCGCATCTGGGTCGCCGGCTACGTCGTGCGCGACCCCGCGCGCGTGCCGTCCAGCTGGCGCTCCCGGCGCTCCCTGGACGAGGAGCTGGCCGCCCAGGGCGTCGTCGGCATCAGCGGCGTCGACACCCGCGCGCTCACCCGCCACCTGCGCGAGCGCGGCGCCATGCGCGTCGGCATCTTCTCCGGCACCGCGCTGCCCGACGAGGGCACCATGCTCACCCGGGTCCGCCAGGCCCCCGAGATGACGGGCGCCGACCTCTCCGCCGAGGTCGCCACCAAGGAGCCGTACGTCGTCCCCGCGATCGGTGAGAAGAAGTTCACCGTCGCCGCCGTCGACCTCGGCATCAAGGGCATGACCCCGCACCGGATGGCCGAGCGCGGCATCGAGGTGCACGTGCTGCCCGCCACGGCGAGCGTCGAGGACGTGTACGCCGTGAACCCGGACGGCGTGTTCTTCTCCAACGGCCCCGGCGACCCGGCCACCGCCGACCACCCGGTCTCCGTCATGCGGGCCGTCCTGGAGCGGGGCACCCCGCTGTTCGGCATCTGCTTCGGCAACCAGATCCTCGGTCGCGCGCTGGGCTTCGGCACCTACAAGCTGAAGTACGGCCACCGCGGCATCAACCAGCCGGTGCAGGACCGCACCACCGGCAAGGTCGAGGTCACCGCGCACAACCACGGCTTCGCCGTCGACGCCCCGCTCGACCAGGTCTCCGAGACCCCCTTCGGCCGCGCCGAGGTCTCCCACGTCTGCCTCAACGACAACGTGGTGGAGGGCCTCCAGCTTCTCGACAAGCCGGCCTTCAGCGTCCAGTACCACCCCGAAGCGGCAGCCGGCCCGCACGACGCCGCCTACCTGTTCGACCGCTTCGTGAAGCTCATGGAGGGCCAGCGTGCCTAA
- the pyrF gene encoding orotidine-5'-phosphate decarboxylase: MTGTSPLEPFGARLRRAMEERGPLCVGIDPHASLLAEWGLNDDVAGLERFSRTVVEAVADRVAVLKPQSAFFERFGSRGVAVLEKSVEEARAAGALVVMDAKRGDIGSTMAAYAESFLRRGAPLFSDALTVSPYLGYGSLKPAVELARENGAGLFVLALTSNPEGGEVQHAVRADGRTVGATMLAHLAAENAGEEPLGSFGAVVGATLGDLSSYDLAINGPLLAPGIGAQGATPTDLPTVFGAAVRNVVPNVSRGVLRHGPDVGALRTAADRFAEEIRAAVAPV; the protein is encoded by the coding sequence ATGACCGGCACGAGCCCCCTGGAACCCTTCGGCGCCCGGCTGCGCCGCGCCATGGAGGAGCGGGGACCGCTGTGCGTGGGCATCGACCCGCACGCCTCCCTGCTCGCCGAGTGGGGCCTGAACGACGACGTGGCGGGCCTGGAGCGGTTCAGCCGCACGGTGGTCGAGGCGGTGGCCGACCGGGTCGCCGTGCTCAAGCCGCAGAGCGCGTTCTTCGAACGCTTCGGCTCGCGCGGTGTCGCGGTGCTGGAGAAGTCCGTCGAGGAGGCCCGCGCGGCCGGCGCGCTGGTCGTCATGGACGCCAAGCGCGGCGACATCGGCTCCACCATGGCCGCCTACGCCGAGTCGTTCCTGCGCCGGGGCGCCCCGCTGTTCTCCGACGCCCTCACCGTCTCGCCGTACCTCGGCTACGGCTCCCTGAAGCCCGCCGTCGAGCTGGCGCGGGAGAACGGCGCCGGGCTGTTCGTGCTGGCGCTGACGTCCAACCCGGAGGGCGGCGAGGTCCAGCACGCCGTGCGCGCGGACGGCCGCACCGTCGGCGCGACGATGCTCGCCCACCTCGCGGCCGAGAACGCGGGGGAGGAGCCCCTGGGGTCCTTCGGCGCGGTCGTCGGGGCGACGCTGGGCGACCTGTCCTCGTACGACCTGGCGATCAACGGTCCGCTGCTCGCGCCCGGCATCGGCGCGCAGGGGGCCACACCGACCGATCTGCCCACAGTGTTCGGAGCCGCGGTGCGCAACGTCGTCCCGAACGTCAGCCGGGGTGTTCTGCGTCACGGTCCCGACGTGGGCGCGCTGCGGACGGCCGCCGACCGCTTCGCGGAGGAGATCCGGGCCGCGGTGGCACCGGTCTGA
- a CDS encoding dihydroorotase, with translation MSKILIRGAKVLGGEERDVLIDGETIAEVGTGLSADGAEVVEAGGKVLLPGLVDLHTHLREPGREDSETVLTGTRAAASGGYTSVFAMANTFPVADTAGVVEQVWRLGRESGYCDVQPIGAVTVGLEGSKLAELGAMHESAAGVTVFSDDGKCVHDAQIMRRALEYVKAFDGVIAQHAQEPRLTEGAQMNEGVVSAELGLGGWPAVAEESIIARDVLLAEHVGSRVHICHLSTAGSVEIVRWAKSRGIQVTAEVTPHHLLLTDELVRTYNPVYKVNPPLRTERDVLALREALADGTIDIVATDHAPHPHEDKDCEWAAAAMGMVGLETALSVVQATMVDTGLLDWAGVADRMSFAPARIGRATGHGRPVSAGEPANLTLVDTAYRGLVDPAGFASRSRNTPYEGRELPGRVTHTWLRGKATLVDGKLT, from the coding sequence GTGAGCAAGATCCTGATCCGTGGTGCGAAGGTCCTCGGCGGCGAGGAGCGGGACGTCCTGATCGACGGCGAGACCATCGCCGAGGTGGGCACCGGCCTGTCCGCCGACGGCGCCGAGGTCGTCGAGGCCGGCGGCAAGGTGCTGCTGCCGGGCCTGGTCGACCTGCACACCCACCTGCGCGAGCCCGGCCGCGAGGACTCCGAGACCGTCCTGACCGGCACCCGCGCGGCGGCCTCCGGCGGCTACACCAGCGTGTTCGCCATGGCCAACACCTTCCCGGTCGCCGACACCGCCGGTGTCGTCGAGCAGGTGTGGCGGCTCGGCAGGGAGTCCGGCTACTGCGACGTGCAGCCCATCGGCGCCGTCACCGTCGGCCTGGAGGGCAGCAAGCTCGCCGAGCTGGGCGCCATGCACGAGTCCGCGGCCGGGGTGACCGTCTTCTCCGACGACGGCAAGTGCGTGCACGACGCGCAGATCATGCGCCGCGCGCTGGAGTACGTGAAGGCCTTCGACGGCGTCATCGCCCAGCACGCGCAGGAGCCGCGGCTGACCGAGGGCGCCCAGATGAACGAGGGCGTCGTCTCCGCCGAGCTGGGTCTCGGCGGCTGGCCGGCGGTGGCCGAGGAGTCGATCATCGCCCGCGATGTGCTGCTCGCCGAGCACGTCGGCTCCCGCGTGCACATCTGCCACCTGTCGACCGCCGGGTCGGTCGAGATCGTGCGCTGGGCCAAGTCCCGCGGCATCCAGGTGACCGCCGAGGTCACCCCGCACCACCTGCTCCTCACCGACGAGCTGGTGCGCACCTACAACCCCGTCTACAAGGTCAACCCGCCGCTGCGCACCGAGCGCGACGTGCTGGCCCTGCGCGAGGCCCTGGCCGACGGCACGATCGACATCGTCGCCACCGACCACGCTCCCCACCCGCACGAGGACAAGGACTGCGAGTGGGCCGCCGCCGCCATGGGCATGGTCGGCCTGGAGACCGCGCTCTCCGTGGTCCAGGCGACCATGGTGGACACGGGCCTGCTGGACTGGGCCGGCGTCGCCGACCGGATGTCCTTCGCGCCCGCGCGCATCGGACGGGCCACGGGCCACGGCCGACCCGTCTCGGCTGGTGAGCCCGCCAACCTCACCCTGGTCGACACGGCATACCGTGGCCTCGTGGACCCCGCGGGCTTCGCCTCGCGCAGCCGCAACACCCCGTACGAGGGGCGTGAGCTGCCGGGCCGTGTCACGCACACGTGGCTCCGGGGCAAGGCCACGCTCGTCGACGGGAAGCTCACGTGA
- the gmk gene encoding guanylate kinase, whose protein sequence is MSERPRLTVLSGPSGVGKSTVVAHMRKEHPEVWLSVSATTRKPRPGEKHGVHYFFVTDEEMDKLIANGELLEWAEFAGNRYGTPRAAVLERLEAGEPVLLEIDLQGARQVRESMPEAQLVFLAPPSWEELVRRLTGRGTEPPEVIERRLDAAKVELAAETEFDETLVNTSVQDVARELLALMNVV, encoded by the coding sequence ATGAGTGAACGTCCGCGGCTGACCGTGCTCTCCGGACCCTCCGGGGTCGGCAAGAGCACGGTGGTCGCCCATATGCGCAAGGAACACCCCGAGGTCTGGCTCTCGGTGTCGGCGACGACCCGCAAGCCCCGCCCCGGTGAGAAGCACGGAGTCCACTACTTCTTCGTCACCGACGAGGAGATGGACAAGCTGATCGCCAACGGCGAGCTGCTGGAGTGGGCCGAGTTCGCCGGCAACCGCTACGGGACGCCGCGCGCGGCCGTGCTGGAGCGCCTGGAGGCGGGTGAGCCCGTCCTCCTGGAGATCGACCTCCAGGGTGCCCGGCAGGTCCGCGAGTCGATGCCCGAGGCCCAGCTGGTGTTCCTGGCTCCGCCCTCCTGGGAGGAGCTGGTGCGCAGGCTGACCGGCCGGGGCACCGAGCCGCCCGAGGTGATCGAGCGCCGGCTGGACGCGGCCAAGGTCGAACTCGCCGCCGAGACGGAGTTCGACGAGACGCTGGTCAACACCTCCGTCCAGGACGTCGCCCGTGAGCTGCTAGCCTTGATGAACGTCGTGTGA
- a CDS encoding quinone-dependent dihydroorotate dehydrogenase gives MYKIFFNLFFRRMDPEAAHHLAFRWIRLAVRVPVLRTFVAAALAPRYEELRTEAFGLRMHGPFGLAAGFDKNAVAIDGMAMLGFDHVEIGTVTGEPQPGNPRKRLFRLVADRALINRMGFNNDGSLAVAARLASRTPVFRTVVGVNIGKTKVVPEEEAVLDYVKSAERLAPYADYLVVNVSSPNTPGLRDLQATEALRPLLTAVREAADRTVTTRRVPLLVKIAPDLADEDVDAVADLAVELGLDGIIATNTTIARDGLGLTSDPSLVKETGGLSGAPLKERSLQVLRRLYARVGDRITLVGVGGIENAEDAWQRILAGATLVQGYSAFVYEGPFWARAIHKGLAARLRQSPYATLADAVGADVRKPR, from the coding sequence ATGTACAAGATCTTCTTCAACCTCTTCTTCCGGCGGATGGACCCGGAGGCGGCCCACCACCTGGCCTTCCGCTGGATCCGCCTGGCCGTGCGCGTCCCCGTGCTGCGCACCTTCGTCGCGGCCGCGCTCGCGCCCCGGTACGAGGAGCTGCGCACCGAGGCCTTCGGCCTGCGCATGCACGGCCCGTTCGGGCTCGCCGCCGGCTTCGACAAGAACGCCGTCGCCATCGACGGCATGGCGATGCTCGGCTTCGACCACGTCGAGATCGGCACCGTCACCGGCGAGCCGCAGCCCGGCAACCCCAGGAAGCGGCTGTTCCGCCTGGTCGCCGACCGCGCGCTGATCAACCGCATGGGCTTCAACAACGACGGCTCGCTCGCCGTCGCCGCCCGCCTCGCCTCCCGCACGCCGGTCTTCCGGACCGTCGTGGGCGTCAACATCGGCAAGACCAAGGTCGTGCCGGAGGAAGAGGCCGTCCTCGACTACGTGAAGTCCGCCGAGCGGCTCGCGCCGTACGCCGACTACCTGGTCGTCAACGTCTCCTCGCCCAACACGCCCGGCCTGCGCGACCTCCAGGCCACCGAGGCGCTGCGCCCGCTGCTGACCGCCGTCCGCGAGGCCGCCGACCGCACGGTCACCACGCGGCGCGTCCCGCTCCTGGTGAAGATCGCGCCCGACCTCGCCGACGAGGACGTCGACGCGGTCGCCGACCTCGCCGTGGAACTCGGCCTGGACGGCATCATCGCGACCAACACCACCATCGCCCGCGACGGTCTGGGCCTGACCTCCGACCCGTCCCTGGTGAAGGAGACCGGCGGCCTGTCCGGGGCGCCCCTGAAGGAACGCTCCCTGCAGGTGCTGCGCCGCCTCTACGCGCGCGTGGGCGACCGGATCACCCTGGTCGGCGTCGGCGGCATCGAGAACGCCGAGGACGCCTGGCAGCGCATCCTGGCCGGCGCCACGCTGGTCCAGGGCTACAGCGCCTTCGTCTACGAGGGACCCTTCTGGGCCCGCGCCATCCACAAGGGCCTCGCCGCGCGGCTGCGCCAGAGCCCGTACGCCACTCTCGCCGACGCGGTCGGCGCCGACGTGAGGAAGCCCCGATGA
- the carB gene encoding carbamoyl-phosphate synthase large subunit — protein sequence MPKRTDIQSVLVIGSGPIVIGQAAEFDYSGTQACRVLKAEGLRVILVNSNPATIMTDPEIADATYVEPITPEFVEKIIAKERPDALLPTLGGQTALNTAISLHENGVLEKYGVELIGANVEAIHKGEDRDQFKLVVEEVRKKIGHGESARSVICHSMEDVLAGVEQLGGYPVVVRPSFTMGGAGSGFAHDEEELRRIAGQGLTLSPTTEVLLEESILGWKEYELELMRDKNDNVVVVCSIENFDPMGVHTGDSITVAPAMTLTDREYQVLRDVGIAIIREVGVDTGGCNIQFAVNPEDGRVIVIEMNPRVSRSSALASKATGFPIAKIAAKLAVGYTLDEIPNDITQETPASFEPTLDYVVVKAPRFAFEKFPSADSTLTTTMKSVGEAMAIGRNFTEAFQKALRSLEKKGSQFTFVGEPGDKEELLRAAVRPTDGRINTVMQAIRAGATPEEVFAYTKIDPWFVDQLFLIKEIADELAEAPELTRELLAEAKRHGFSDQQIAEIRGLREDVVREVRHALGIRPVYKTVDTCAAEFAARTPYFYSSYDEETEIAPREKPAVIILGSGPNRIGQGIEFDYSCVHACFALRDAGYETVMVNCNPETVSTDYDTSDRLYFEPLTLEDVLEIVHAEQQAGPIAGVVVQLGGQTPLGLAQALKDNGLPIVGTSPEAIHAAEDRGAFGRVLKEAGLPAPKHGTATTFAEAKAIADEIGYPVLVRPSYVLGGRGMEIVYDEARLESYIAESTEISPTRPVLVDRFLDDAIEIDVDALYDGEELYLGGVMEHIEEAGIHSGDSACALPPITLGGFDIKRLRASTEAIAKGVGVRGLINIQFAMAGDILYVLEANPRASRTVPFTSKATAVPLAKAAARISLGATIAELRAEGLLPQHGDGGELPLDAPISVKEAVMPWSRFRDIHGRGVDTVLGPEMRSTGEVMGIDSVFGTAYAKSQAGAYGPLPTKGRAFISVANRDKRSMIFPARELVAHGFELLATSGTAEVLKRNGIHATVVRKQSEGPGPNGEKTIVQLIHDGEVDLIVNTPYGTGGRLDGYEIRTAAVARSVPCLTTVQALAAAVQGIDALNHGDVGVRSLQEHAEFLTAARD from the coding sequence GTGCCTAAGCGCACCGATATCCAGTCCGTCCTGGTCATCGGCTCCGGCCCGATCGTCATCGGCCAGGCCGCCGAGTTCGACTACTCCGGCACCCAGGCGTGCCGCGTCCTCAAGGCCGAGGGCCTGCGCGTCATCCTCGTCAACTCCAACCCGGCGACGATCATGACCGACCCGGAGATCGCCGACGCCACCTACGTCGAGCCGATCACCCCCGAGTTCGTCGAGAAGATCATCGCCAAGGAGCGCCCCGACGCGCTGCTGCCCACCCTCGGCGGCCAGACGGCCCTGAACACCGCGATCTCCCTGCACGAGAACGGCGTCCTGGAGAAGTACGGCGTCGAGCTGATCGGCGCCAACGTCGAGGCCATCCACAAGGGCGAGGACCGCGACCAGTTCAAGCTCGTCGTGGAGGAGGTCCGCAAGAAGATCGGGCACGGCGAGTCCGCCCGCTCGGTCATCTGCCACTCCATGGAGGACGTCCTCGCGGGCGTGGAGCAGCTCGGCGGCTACCCGGTCGTCGTCCGCCCCTCCTTCACCATGGGCGGCGCCGGCTCCGGTTTCGCGCACGACGAGGAGGAGCTGCGCCGCATCGCCGGCCAGGGCCTCACGCTCTCCCCGACCACCGAGGTGCTGCTGGAGGAGTCCATCCTCGGCTGGAAGGAGTACGAGCTGGAGCTGATGCGCGACAAGAACGACAACGTCGTGGTTGTCTGCTCCATCGAGAACTTCGACCCCATGGGCGTGCACACCGGCGACTCGATCACCGTCGCCCCCGCGATGACGCTCACCGACCGCGAGTACCAGGTGCTGCGCGACGTCGGCATCGCGATCATCCGTGAGGTCGGCGTCGACACCGGCGGCTGCAACATCCAGTTCGCGGTCAACCCCGAGGACGGCCGGGTCATCGTCATCGAGATGAACCCGCGCGTGTCCCGCTCCTCCGCGCTCGCCTCCAAGGCGACCGGCTTCCCGATCGCCAAGATCGCCGCGAAGCTGGCCGTCGGCTACACGCTGGACGAGATCCCGAACGACATCACGCAGGAGACCCCGGCCTCCTTCGAGCCGACCCTCGACTACGTGGTCGTCAAGGCCCCCCGCTTCGCCTTCGAGAAGTTCCCGTCCGCCGACTCCACCCTCACCACCACGATGAAGTCGGTCGGCGAGGCCATGGCCATCGGCCGCAACTTCACGGAGGCCTTCCAGAAGGCGCTGCGCTCGCTGGAGAAGAAGGGCAGCCAGTTCACCTTCGTGGGCGAGCCCGGCGACAAGGAGGAGCTGCTGCGCGCCGCGGTCCGTCCGACCGACGGCCGGATCAACACGGTCATGCAGGCCATCCGCGCGGGCGCCACCCCCGAGGAGGTCTTCGCGTACACGAAGATCGACCCCTGGTTCGTCGACCAGCTCTTCCTCATCAAGGAGATCGCCGACGAGCTCGCCGAGGCCCCCGAGCTGACCCGCGAGCTGCTGGCCGAGGCCAAGCGGCACGGCTTCTCCGACCAGCAGATCGCCGAGATCCGCGGCCTGCGCGAGGACGTCGTCCGCGAGGTCCGCCACGCGCTCGGCATCCGCCCGGTCTACAAGACGGTCGACACCTGCGCCGCCGAGTTCGCCGCCAGGACGCCGTACTTCTACTCCTCCTACGACGAGGAGACGGAGATCGCGCCGCGCGAGAAGCCCGCGGTGATCATCCTGGGCTCCGGCCCGAACCGCATCGGCCAGGGCATCGAGTTCGACTACTCCTGTGTCCACGCCTGCTTCGCGCTCAGGGACGCGGGCTACGAGACGGTGATGGTCAACTGCAACCCGGAGACCGTCTCCACCGACTACGACACCTCCGACCGCCTGTACTTCGAGCCGCTGACGCTCGAGGACGTGCTGGAGATCGTCCACGCCGAGCAGCAGGCCGGCCCGATCGCGGGCGTCGTCGTCCAGCTCGGCGGCCAGACCCCGCTCGGCCTCGCCCAGGCGCTCAAGGACAACGGCTTGCCGATCGTCGGCACCTCCCCGGAGGCGATCCACGCCGCCGAGGACCGCGGCGCCTTCGGCCGCGTCCTGAAGGAGGCCGGCCTGCCGGCCCCCAAGCACGGCACCGCGACCACCTTCGCCGAGGCCAAGGCCATCGCCGACGAGATCGGCTACCCGGTCCTCGTCCGCCCCTCCTACGTGCTCGGCGGCCGCGGCATGGAGATCGTCTACGACGAGGCCCGCCTGGAGTCGTACATCGCCGAGTCGACCGAGATCAGCCCCACCCGGCCGGTCCTCGTCGACCGCTTCCTCGACGACGCGATCGAGATCGACGTCGACGCGCTCTACGACGGCGAGGAGCTGTACCTCGGCGGCGTCATGGAGCACATCGAGGAGGCCGGCATCCACTCCGGCGACTCGGCGTGCGCCCTGCCCCCGATCACCCTCGGCGGCTTCGACATCAAGCGGCTGCGCGCCTCCACCGAGGCCATCGCCAAGGGCGTCGGCGTGCGCGGCCTGATCAACATCCAGTTCGCGATGGCGGGCGACATCCTCTACGTCCTGGAGGCCAACCCGCGCGCCTCGCGCACGGTGCCCTTCACCTCCAAGGCGACCGCGGTGCCGCTGGCCAAGGCCGCCGCCCGGATCTCGCTGGGCGCGACCATCGCCGAGCTGCGCGCCGAGGGCCTGCTGCCCCAGCACGGCGACGGCGGCGAGCTGCCGCTCGACGCGCCGATCTCCGTCAAGGAGGCCGTCATGCCGTGGTCCCGCTTCCGGGACATCCACGGCCGTGGCGTCGACACCGTCCTCGGCCCCGAGATGCGCTCCACCGGCGAGGTCATGGGCATCGACTCGGTCTTCGGCACGGCGTACGCCAAGTCGCAGGCCGGCGCCTACGGCCCGCTGCCCACCAAGGGCCGCGCGTTCATCTCGGTCGCCAACCGCGACAAGCGCTCGATGATCTTCCCGGCGCGGGAGCTGGTCGCCCACGGCTTCGAGCTGCTGGCCACCTCCGGCACCGCCGAGGTCCTCAAGCGCAACGGCATCCACGCCACGGTCGTGCGCAAGCAGTCCGAGGGCCCCGGCCCCAACGGGGAGAAGACCATCGTCCAGCTGATCCACGACGGCGAGGTCGACCTCATCGTCAACACCCCGTACGGCACCGGCGGCCGCCTCGACGGCTACGAGATCCGTACGGCGGCCGTGGCCCGGTCCGTGCCGTGCCTGACGACGGTCCAGGCGCTCGCCGCCGCCGTCCAGGGCATCGACGCCCTCAACCACGGCGACGTGGGCGTCCGATCGCTCCAGGAACACGCGGAATTCCTGACCGCGGCCCGCGACTAG
- the coaBC gene encoding bifunctional phosphopantothenoylcysteine decarboxylase/phosphopantothenate--cysteine ligase CoaBC codes for MDKPKVVLGVSGGIAAYKACELLRRLTESGHDVRVVPTASALHFVGAATWSALSGNPVSTQVWDDVHEVPHVRIGQQADLVVVAPATADMLAKAAHGLADDLLTNTLLTARCPVVFAPAMHTEMWEHPATQENVATLRRRGALVIEPAVGRLTGVDTGKGRLPEPAEIFEVCRRVLARGVREPDLTGRHVVVSAGGTREPLDPVRFLGNRSSGKQGYALARTAAARGARVTLIAANTALPDPAGVDVVPVGTAVQLREAVLKAAADADAVVMAAAVADFRPATYAAGKIKKKDGQEPDPVVLVRNPDILAEISADRARPGQVIVGFAAETDDVLANGRRKLQRKGCDLLVVNEVGERKTFGAEESEAVVLAADGGETPVPHGPKEHVAEIVWDLVAERLT; via the coding sequence GTGGACAAGCCGAAGGTCGTACTGGGGGTCAGCGGCGGCATCGCCGCGTACAAGGCCTGTGAGCTGCTGCGAAGGCTCACCGAGTCCGGACACGACGTCCGGGTCGTCCCCACCGCTTCCGCCCTGCACTTCGTCGGCGCCGCCACCTGGTCCGCGCTCTCCGGCAACCCCGTCTCCACACAGGTCTGGGACGACGTCCACGAGGTGCCGCACGTGCGCATCGGCCAGCAGGCCGACCTGGTCGTCGTCGCCCCGGCCACCGCCGACATGCTCGCCAAGGCCGCCCACGGCCTCGCCGACGACCTGCTCACCAACACCCTGCTCACCGCCCGCTGCCCGGTCGTCTTCGCGCCCGCGATGCACACCGAGATGTGGGAGCACCCGGCCACCCAGGAGAACGTGGCGACGTTGCGCCGCCGCGGCGCCCTCGTCATCGAGCCCGCCGTCGGCCGCCTCACCGGCGTCGACACCGGCAAGGGACGGCTGCCCGAGCCCGCCGAGATCTTCGAGGTCTGCCGCCGGGTGCTGGCCCGCGGGGTGCGCGAGCCCGACCTCACCGGCCGGCATGTCGTGGTCAGCGCCGGCGGCACCCGCGAGCCGCTGGACCCGGTCCGCTTCCTCGGCAACCGCTCCTCCGGCAAGCAGGGGTACGCCCTCGCCCGCACGGCCGCCGCGCGCGGCGCCCGGGTCACCCTGATCGCCGCCAACACCGCGCTGCCCGATCCGGCCGGGGTCGACGTCGTCCCGGTCGGCACCGCCGTCCAGCTGCGCGAGGCGGTGCTGAAGGCGGCCGCCGACGCCGACGCGGTCGTCATGGCCGCCGCGGTGGCCGATTTCCGCCCCGCGACCTACGCGGCCGGGAAGATCAAGAAGAAGGACGGCCAGGAGCCCGACCCGGTCGTCCTGGTCCGCAACCCCGACATCCTCGCCGAGATATCCGCCGACCGGGCTCGCCCCGGTCAGGTGATCGTGGGCTTCGCCGCGGAGACCGACGACGTGCTGGCCAACGGCCGCAGAAAGCTCCAGCGCAAGGGCTGCGACCTGCTGGTGGTCAACGAGGTGGGGGAGCGCAAGACCTTCGGCGCCGAGGAGAGCGAGGCCGTGGTGCTGGCCGCCGACGGCGGCGAGACCCCCGTCCCGCACGGCCCCAAGGAGCACGTGGCCGAAATCGTGTGGGACCTGGTCGCCGAGCGCCTGACCTGA
- a CDS encoding integration host factor produces the protein MALPPLTPEQRAAALEKAAAARRERAEVKNRLKHSGASLHEVIKQGQENDVIGKMKVSALLESLPGVGKVRAKQIMERLGISESRRVRGLGSNQIASLEREFGGTNS, from the coding sequence GTGGCTCTTCCGCCCCTTACCCCCGAACAGCGCGCAGCCGCGCTCGAAAAGGCCGCCGCGGCTCGCCGGGAGCGGGCCGAGGTCAAGAATCGACTCAAGCACTCCGGCGCCTCCCTTCACGAGGTCATCAAGCAGGGCCAGGAGAACGACGTCATCGGTAAGATGAAGGTCTCCGCCCTGCTCGAGTCCCTGCCGGGCGTGGGCAAGGTCCGCGCCAAGCAGATCATGGAGCGACTCGGCATCTCCGAGAGCCGCCGCGTGCGCGGTCTCGGTTCCAACCAGATCGCCTCCCTCGAGCGCGAATTCGGCGGCACCAACTCCTGA
- the rpoZ gene encoding DNA-directed RNA polymerase subunit omega yields MSSSISAPEGIINPPIDELLEATDSKYSLVIYAAKRARQINAYYSQLGEGLLEYVGPLVDTHVHEKPLSIALREINAGLLTSEAVEGPGQ; encoded by the coding sequence GTGTCCTCTTCCATCTCCGCGCCCGAGGGCATCATCAACCCGCCGATCGACGAGCTCCTCGAGGCCACCGACTCGAAGTACAGCCTCGTGATCTACGCGGCCAAGCGGGCCCGCCAGATCAACGCGTACTACTCGCAGCTCGGCGAGGGTCTCCTCGAGTACGTCGGTCCGCTCGTGGACACCCACGTCCACGAGAAGCCGCTCTCGATCGCGCTGCGTGAGATCAACGCGGGACTGCTGACCTCCGAGGCCGTCGAGGGCCCCGGTCAGTAA